From one Flavobacterium sp. N502536 genomic stretch:
- a CDS encoding exopolyphosphatase, which translates to MLKKNTPKILVFILFSLFFSISSFAQKNLYAGIEIGRRTIKVTVLDVNNIKKADYKISYYSNDEGLSFAKHITTNGELTQEDISKAGLIVFTQLTKIRAQFKIPEENIFLVASSVFGSARNLDALKNKISTLTNKELDVINVDEEAKILVKGSIPPVDYANALLLDIGAASTKGGYIDELADNKLEFIPLELDFGTMSLTDAVKKTVVNQSQASDMSVYQEKSFDFNPVVRKKIKEMLDANPLLLKKEKIYLSGGAVWAFTTLYYNEDTKDHFLPIKLEDIIDYDAILKNNFNKFNNLSKTNKEAARVLNIYDQKYLISANNILSACVESIPNLEKKKIFFVKEGPITWLISYVADRSKKVNTNF; encoded by the coding sequence ATGCTTAAAAAAAACACCCCCAAAATCCTAGTTTTTATACTTTTCAGTTTATTCTTTTCCATAAGTTCATTTGCTCAAAAAAATCTTTATGCCGGAATTGAAATCGGACGCAGAACAATAAAGGTAACAGTCCTTGACGTAAACAATATCAAAAAAGCGGACTATAAAATTTCCTACTACTCAAATGATGAAGGTTTGAGTTTTGCCAAACACATCACTACAAATGGCGAACTTACTCAGGAAGACATTAGTAAAGCTGGTCTTATCGTTTTTACTCAATTGACAAAAATAAGAGCACAATTTAAAATCCCAGAAGAAAATATCTTTTTAGTAGCTTCTTCTGTTTTCGGATCTGCCCGCAACCTTGATGCTTTAAAAAACAAAATCAGTACCCTAACCAACAAAGAGCTTGATGTTATTAATGTTGACGAGGAAGCTAAAATACTAGTTAAAGGTTCTATACCTCCTGTTGATTATGCTAATGCTCTGCTTCTTGATATTGGTGCTGCAAGTACTAAAGGTGGCTACATTGATGAACTTGCTGATAACAAATTAGAGTTTATTCCTTTGGAACTTGATTTTGGTACTATGTCTCTTACTGATGCTGTAAAAAAGACGGTTGTAAACCAAAGTCAGGCGAGTGATATGTCGGTATATCAGGAAAAATCTTTTGATTTTAATCCGGTGGTACGTAAAAAGATCAAAGAAATGCTTGATGCAAATCCTCTTTTATTGAAAAAAGAAAAGATCTATTTGTCCGGTGGAGCTGTTTGGGCCTTTACCACATTATATTATAATGAAGACACCAAAGATCATTTCCTGCCTATAAAACTTGAAGATATTATCGATTATGATGCGATCCTGAAGAATAACTTCAACAAGTTTAACAATCTTTCTAAAACCAACAAGGAAGCGGCAAGAGTATTAAACATATACGATCAGAAATACCTTATTTCGGCAAATAACATACTATCGGCCTGCGTAGAAAGCATTCCAAATTTAGAGAAGAAAAAAATATTTTTTGTAAAAGAAGGACCAATAACCTGGCTTATTTCCTATGTTGCAGACCGTTCTAAAAAAGTAAATACAAATTTTTAA
- a CDS encoding class I SAM-dependent methyltransferase: MKQNIYDDTDFFENYGKMLRSIDGLNSAGEWHVLKKMLPDFQGKNVLDLGCGYGWHCIYAKEQGAENVIGIDLSKKMIDKAKEKSKGLSITYYQMPIEDIVFEKEQFDIIFSSLTFHYVQDLEALFRKIYQYLKKGGSFVFSMEHPVFTAKNEQDWFRDENENRLHWPVDNYQYEGVRQTFFLGHEVVKYHRTVASILNMVINSGFSITQIAEPKPSEEIIEKYPEMKEELRRPIFIMISAGKP, translated from the coding sequence ATGAAACAAAATATTTATGATGATACAGATTTTTTTGAAAACTATGGTAAAATGTTACGTTCGATAGATGGATTGAACTCAGCAGGAGAGTGGCATGTTTTAAAAAAGATGCTGCCCGATTTTCAGGGAAAAAATGTTCTTGATCTTGGTTGCGGTTATGGATGGCATTGTATTTATGCAAAGGAACAAGGAGCAGAGAATGTCATTGGAATTGATTTGTCGAAGAAAATGATTGATAAAGCAAAGGAAAAATCAAAGGGATTATCAATAACTTATTACCAAATGCCAATTGAAGATATTGTATTTGAAAAGGAACAGTTTGACATTATTTTTAGCTCGCTTACCTTTCATTATGTACAAGATCTGGAAGCTCTTTTTCGTAAAATCTATCAGTATTTGAAGAAAGGCGGGAGTTTTGTTTTTTCTATGGAGCATCCCGTTTTTACAGCAAAAAACGAGCAGGATTGGTTCAGGGATGAAAATGAAAACCGACTACATTGGCCAGTTGACAATTACCAGTACGAAGGAGTGAGGCAAACGTTTTTTTTAGGTCATGAAGTAGTAAAATACCATCGAACGGTAGCAAGTATTCTAAATATGGTAATTAATTCAGGTTTTAGTATTACACAAATAGCTGAGCCTAAACCGTCAGAGGAAATCATTGAAAAGTATCCGGAAATGAAAGAGGAATTAAGAAGACCAATTTTTATTATGATTTCTGCTGGAAAACCATAA
- a CDS encoding SMI1/KNR4 family protein: MKQELIDKIKVILSDDDLFAGKPVNEETIKNAETELNVKFDNDYAQFLSLFGGSYTGFPVYGFNNCEMLSEETVIDLTKDFRSNYLVDNRCELIQSSYVISVSGNGDPVFISPDNKVWIYYHDDDETEELNKSFEELIEENLIE; the protein is encoded by the coding sequence ATGAAACAAGAATTAATAGATAAAATAAAAGTAATACTGTCAGATGATGATTTGTTTGCAGGTAAACCGGTTAATGAAGAAACAATTAAAAATGCTGAAACCGAACTTAATGTAAAATTCGATAATGATTATGCACAGTTTTTAAGTCTCTTTGGAGGTAGCTATACAGGTTTTCCGGTTTATGGTTTTAATAACTGCGAAATGTTATCAGAAGAAACTGTTATCGATTTAACAAAGGATTTTAGAAGTAACTATCTGGTTGATAACAGATGTGAATTAATACAATCCAGTTATGTCATTTCCGTTAGTGGAAATGGAGATCCGGTATTTATTTCTCCTGATAATAAAGTTTGGATTTATTATCATGATGATGATGAAACGGAAGAATTAAATAAATCTTTTGAAGAATTAATAGAGGAAAATTTGATAGAGTAA